Proteins encoded by one window of Cannabis sativa cultivar Pink pepper isolate KNU-18-1 chromosome 4, ASM2916894v1, whole genome shotgun sequence:
- the LOC115713808 gene encoding uncharacterized protein LOC115713808 isoform X1, with translation MLFGLRCIWENLNQRQKELYKFYDVELLSYNNEQDKVIAINQLSIWLNTMTHVGQYYFIPWNIGKHWMLIIAMTSGRVVFLNPLKSKIPSDIAQMIKASNAIVFGKNGPEIWTFACPKQPYNYECGYYVLTYIRDMLQHSNPIEAIKAKFGGLSQYSEDDHLLPLRQQWLSQLLPLIYKN, from the exons ATGCTATTTGGACTAAG ATGCATTTgggaaaatttaaatcaaagacAAAAAGAGTTATACAAGTTTTATGATGTCGAGCTTCTTAGTTATAACAATGAGCAGGACAAGGTGATAGCCATCAATCAATTATCAATTTGGTTAAACACTATGACTCATGTAGGACAATACTATTTTATACCATGGAACATAGG CAAGCATTGGATGTTGATTATAGCAATGACATCGGGAAGAGTTGTATTCTTAAACCCGCTTAAATCTAAAATCCCGTCAGACATTGCTCAGATGATAAAGGC TTCAAATGCTATTGTATTTGGCAAAAATGGACCGGAGATATGGACCTTTGCTTGTCCAAAGCAACCATACAATTACGAATGTGGTTACTATGTACTAACTTACATTCGTGATATGCTTCAACATTCAAATCCCATTGAAGCCATAAAAGCAAAA TTTGGCGGCCTATCCCAATATTCTGAGGACGATCATCTCTTACCGCTTCGACAACAATGGTTAAGTCAATTGCTTCCCttgatatataaaaattaa
- the LOC115712175 gene encoding protein HYPER-SENSITIVITY-RELATED 4, whose product MAETNNLGKAKMIFSTAASMAATAMVVRSFMNDFLPHQFQDLIFSRIGNFFNRFSSQMTMVIEEFDGFVNNEIYEAAEVYLSEKISPSTQRLKVSKPVKEKNFTIAMERGETIVDFFNGIKFTWVLVCTQSESQNFNNMNSTIRSEVRSFELRFHKKHLNLVIKSYLPQIITESKIAKQDKKTLKIFTIDNTYANLADIWMPTNLDHPSNFDTLALDSEMKNFIINDLQKFLKRKDYYRKVGKAWKRGYLLYGPPGTGKSSLIASMANYLNFDVYDLELSKLNNDSDLRRVLVAMANRSILVIEDIDCSINFEDRNRAVTECEENKVTLSGLLNFTDGLWSCCGDERIIIFTTNHKERLDPALVRPGRMDVHIHMSYCTPDGFKLLASNYLGIKHHVLFEAIEQQLKPTEVTPAEVAEVLMKSDNNPGVALEGVIEFLKVKRKENEEAKLKKEKEEDKPIEKELDEGNNSTKFKLFWPVPAKN is encoded by the exons ATGGCTGAAACCAATAATCTCGGCAAAGCCAAGATGATTTTTTCAACGGCGGCTTCAATGGCCGCCACGGCTATGGTGGTACGATCTTTTATGAATGATTTCCTACCCCATCAATTCCAAGACCTCATATTCTCACGCATTGGCAATTTCTTTAATCGATTTTCGTCTCAGATGACTATGGTGATCGAAGAGTTCGATGGTTTCGTCAACAACGAAATCTACGAGGCTGCGGAGGTTTACCTGAGTGAGAAAATCTCTCCATCGACTCAGAGACTCAAAGTGAGTAAACCAGTGAAGGAGAAGAATTTCACTATCGCCATGGAAAGAGGCGAAACCATTGTTGATTTCTTTAATGGAATCAAATTCACATGGGTTTTGGTCTGTACACAATCCGAATCCCAAAATTTCAACAATATGAATTCCACGATTCGATCTGAAGTACGATCGTTCGAGCTTAGATTTCATAAGAAACATTTGAATTTGGTTATCAAATCTTATTTGCCCCAAATTATTACTGAATCAAAAATAGCCAAACAGGATAAGAAAACCCTCAAAATCTTTACGATTGACAATACTTACGCAAATCTCGCCGATATTTGGATGCCAACGAATCTGGACCATCCATCGAATTTTGATACTCTGGCTCTGGATTCGGAGATGAAGAACTTCATTATTAATGATCTTCAGAAGTTTTTGAAGAGAAAAGATTATTATAGAAAAGTTGGGAAAGCTTGGAAGAGAGGTTACTTGTTGTACGGGCCACCTGGGACTGGTAAATCGAGCTTGATTGCTTCCATGGCTAACTATTTGAATTTTGATGTGTATGATTTGGAGCTTTCGAAGCTCAATAACGATTCTGATCTTAGGAGAGTGCTCGTTGCAATGGCGAACAGATCGATATTGGTGATTGAAGATATCGATTGTTCTATCAATTTCGAAGATCGAAACAGGGCTGTAACAGAGTGTGAAGAGAATAAG GTGACTTTGTCTGGTTTGTTAAATTTCACAGATGGACTATGGTCATGTTGTGGGGACGAgcgtattataatatttactacTAATCACAAAGAGAGACTCGACCCGGCACTGGTGCGGCCGGGTCGCATGGATGTTCACATCCACATGTCTTACTGCACCCCTGATGGGTTCAAGTTGCTCGCCTCGAATTACCTCGGCATTAAACACCATGTGTTGTTTGAGGCGATCGAACAGCAACTTAAACCCACTGAAGTTACCCCTGCTGAAGTAGCAGAGGTGCTTATGAAGAGTGACAATAACCCTGGAGTTGCTTTAGAAGGTGTTATTGAATTTCTCAAAGTGAAGAGAAAGGAAAATGAAGAAGCTAAgttgaagaaagaaaaagaagaggaCAAACCGATAGAGAAGGAATTAGATGAAGGAAATAATTCTAcaaagtttaaattattttggCCTGTCCCggccaaaaattaa
- the LOC115713808 gene encoding uncharacterized protein LOC115713808 isoform X2, translating to MTHVGQYYFIPWNIGKHWMLIIAMTSGRVVFLNPLKSKIPSDIAQMIKASNAIVFGKNGPEIWTFACPKQPYNYECGYYVLTYIRDMLQHSNPIEAIKAKFGGLSQYSEDDHLLPLRQQWLSQLLPLIYKN from the exons ATGACTCATGTAGGACAATACTATTTTATACCATGGAACATAGG CAAGCATTGGATGTTGATTATAGCAATGACATCGGGAAGAGTTGTATTCTTAAACCCGCTTAAATCTAAAATCCCGTCAGACATTGCTCAGATGATAAAGGC TTCAAATGCTATTGTATTTGGCAAAAATGGACCGGAGATATGGACCTTTGCTTGTCCAAAGCAACCATACAATTACGAATGTGGTTACTATGTACTAACTTACATTCGTGATATGCTTCAACATTCAAATCCCATTGAAGCCATAAAAGCAAAA TTTGGCGGCCTATCCCAATATTCTGAGGACGATCATCTCTTACCGCTTCGACAACAATGGTTAAGTCAATTGCTTCCCttgatatataaaaattaa
- the LOC115715131 gene encoding protein HYPER-SENSITIVITY-RELATED 4 yields MAETNNMAKAKMLFSTAASMAATAMVVRSFMNDFLPHQFHDLLFSRIGNFFNRFSSQMTMVIEEFDGFVNNEIYEAAEVYLSEKISPSTQRLKVSKPVKEKNITIAMERGETIVDFFNGIKFTWVLVCSQSESQNFNYMNSTIRSEVRWFELKFHKKHLNLVLKSYLPQIIAESKLAKQDKKTLKIFTIENTYANLADIWMPTNLDHPSNFETLALDLETKNFIINDLQKFLKRKDYYRKVGKAWKRGYLLYGPPGTGKSSLIASMANYLNFDVYDLELSKLNCDSELRRALIAMANRSILVIEDIDCSVNFEDRNKAAVTDSEENKVTLSGLLNFIDGLWSCCGDERIIIFTTNHKERLDPALVRPGRMDVHIHMSYCTPDGFKVLASNYLGIKHHVLFEEIERQLEPTEVTPAEVAEVLMKSDNNPQVALEGVIEFLNVKRKENEDAKLKKEKEEGK; encoded by the exons ATGGCTGAAACCAATAATATGGCCAAAGCCAAGATGCTTTTTTCAACGGCGGCTTCAATGGCCGCCACGGCAATGGTGGTACGATCATTTATGAATGATTTCCTACCCCATCAATTCCATGACCTCCTATTCTCACGCATCGGCAATTTCTTCAATCGATTTTCGTCCCAGATGACTATGGTGATCGAAGAGTTCGATGGTTTCGTCAACAACGAAATCTACGAGGCTGCGGAGGTTTACCTGAGTGAGAAAATCTCTCCATCGACTCAGAGACTCAAAGTGAGTAAACCAGTGAAGGAGAAGAATATCACTATCGCTATGGAAAGAGGCGAAACCATTGTTGATTTCTTTAATGGAATCAAATTCACATGGGTTTTGGTCTGTTCACAATCCGAATCCCAAAATTTCAACTATATGAATTCCACGATTCGATCGGAAGTACGATGGTTCGAGCTTAAATTTCATAAGAAACATTTGAATTTGGTTCTGAAATCTTATCTGCCCCAAATTATTGCTGAATCAAAATTAGCCAAACAGGATAAGAAAACCCTCAAAATCTTTACGATTGAAAATACTTACGCAAATCTCGCCGATATTTGGATGCCAACGAATCTGGACCATCCATCGAATTTTGAGACTCTGGCTCTGGATTTGGAGACGAAGAACTTCATTATCAATGATCTTCAGAAGTTTTTGAAGAGAAAAGATTATTATAGAAAAGTTGGGAAAGCTTGGAAGAGAGGTTACTTGTTGTACGGACCACCTGGGACTGGTAAATCGAGCTTGATTGCTTCCATGGCTAACTACTTGAATTTTGATGTGTATGATTTGGAGCTTTCGAAGCTCAATTGCGATTCTGAACTTCGGAGAGCGCTCATTGCAATGGCGAACAGATCGATATTGGTGATTGAAGATATCGATTGTTCTGTCAATTTCGAAGATCGAAACAAGGCTGCAGTAACAGACTCTGAAGAGAATAAG GTGACTTTGTCTGGTTTGTTAAATTTCATAGATGGACTATGGTCATGTTGTGGGGACGAGCGTATCATAATATTTACTACTAATCACAAAGAGCGACTCGACCCGGCACTGGTGCGGCCGGGTCGCATGGATGTTCACATCCACATGTCTTACTGCACCCCTGATGGGTTCAAGGTGCTCGCCTCGAATTACCTTGGCATTAAACACCATGTGTTGTTTGAGGAGATCGAGCGGCAACTTGAACCCACTGAAGTTACCCCTGCTGAAGTAGCAGAGGTACTTATGAAGAGTGACAATAATCCTCAAGTTGCTTTAGAAGGTGTTATTGAATTTCTCAATGTGAAGAGAAAGGAAAATGAAGACGCTAAgttgaagaaagaaaaagaagagggGAAATAG